In Lolium perenne isolate Kyuss_39 chromosome 5, Kyuss_2.0, whole genome shotgun sequence, the sequence TGCATACCTATTCCCTTGACATTCTATTGGTTCAAGGCTACGTGTAGTGAAGGACTGTAAAAAAAAGTGTATTGTAAACTGTATATCACTTTGGATTACTATGCCTCATATGTAAAAGATACCAACCAACTACCTATATAAAAAGATAAAATGCGGCAACTACATATCAGTTCACAACAGACAATTTTCAACATATTTGTAGTGGAGTTCGGACTTTGGGTCTCAATATTTGTTTGGACAGATGGGTGAGATTTAATACTATTTTTTGAAGCTTTGATTTACTTAGAATTGTGGGTTTTTTCCCTGGATTTAACACTTTATTTATGTTTTTCAGATCCTTTCCGTTTCATCCTTACCTATTTGATGTTAACCTCGCATATGATTCGGATGTACGACAATCTGGGTGACCCGGTGGAACTTCTACTATGTGTGTGGTCGCTGATATGCGCAACGAACCTTATTGTTCTTCTGGATAATCTTAGGAGGCAAGGGGTTAGCCCCTATCAGAAATGGTTGATCTTCAGGAGGTTCTGTCTAATTGTGGCTGCTTCTATAATCTACATTGCCATCAGTGTTCATCGAGCAATGCCCTACTGGTGTGCAATTATATGTTGGCTATGTGCTATGAACACTATCGCGCTGGGTGCTATTGTTGTTGTGTTTGTAGACGACAATGCAAGCCTTGTTTTTCCGGAACTAGCTGAGTTTCGGGTTGGTACTACGAACACCACTATCTAGAATTTCTGGTGGGCCATCATTGAGGAAAATCAAATCAGTATGGTTGAAGAAGTATTGGTGTAATAATTTTCATTTTCAATGTTTTAGAGCGTAGAACTAGCTAGTGGAATTATCTTTTTGTTTGTCTTGCTCGCATATGGTGAAAATTATGTAACTGTTCTTCTATAAATGGTGGTACTATTATCTGTGATGGCTAGTTTAATGCAAAATAGTATATTGTGTAAGATTGTTCCTTAAATTGTTACTAATTTTTAACAATTCATTGCTGGCCAATAACATTATATACCATTGCATGTCCTTATTTTATGTGGAGTTTGAGCTACTTTCACACTCTCTTTGCCATACTGCTCTTATCTGGACACGGTGATTGTGTGTAGAAAAAATAATTTAGCAGAATAAAAAATACAGACAAATTATGTATATATATCAGCACAAAAAAAAAGATTGTCATTATTCATGACACTGAGGTTATTAGTTCGATGTAAGCTGCGGTAGTTGAAAAAATTGCTATTATTTGCGGTCTTGCGAATGTGTAGAAGGATGGCTAGGATAGGAATTTTTTCGGTCTTCATTTAAAATGCCTTAATACATATAAGGGGTAAATAGCTGGATGGTAGGCAACAGTTAATATATTACAATAGATAGTACTGAGCTAGTACAACCGAAATCTAGTTAAGACGTCTAAAAATGCATGGGCCGGTCCTATCAACTATTTCTCTAATTGGTACCCTTACTAGACCTAACTTGAAATGGTTGTCCCCATGCTTAACCATGATCCTCCTCTGATCCAGCTTCTTCATCAGTAAAACATCTTCTAACACAGCGAAGACTGCACCACCCGTACCTTGATGAAGATGGTACGTAGAGCGGCTTGGGTATATTCCAGAAAACAGGGTGTCGGCGATGTTGATGAGAGATCCGGTTGGCTCAGTGCAAAGAACTCTTAGAGCGAAACCACTGTCGAAGTAGTCTACTACAGCTCCTCCTTCTATCATGTTTGAAATGGGGTGAGAAATGTGGTTGTCGATTTTTGAGTTGTATGATTGTTGTTTCTGCTCTTCGGTCCAACCTGCTATAAATAAAGCTAGGGTTCAAGAAGTCTACTTGCTATGGAATGTGTACATTTGCACTATACAGATCCTTATCTCGTGGTGTATGCAATGTTTTCAGAGTGTAGAGAGAAGTGTATTTTATTGCGTACTGCAGTCTTCTTTACAGTTCGCCATTTTAATACTTGTGGTAGGGATTTTAGTATTAGACTTTTAATTACAAACGCTCTACAGTTAGTCGTGTGGATGCATATACATTTTAGCACATAAACAAAATTTGATGAGTATTTGTTATGAGAATAGTGCCAAAAAACGGTATACATGTAACAAATAGTTGGTTTTATGCGCAAATACGTCAGGTTttctgtacttcctatattaagcggGTGTACTGCTCGTGTTGAATGGTTGCACTTCTCCGCATcaactatttgaacttcctcacgtgtgacgggatttttttatgtttttttctaGATTTAGGTTTTGTTGGCTTTCTTTTACTTCCTATAATAACTGCTTGTACTGCTCGTGTTAAATGGTTGCACTTATCTGTGTCTAGCAATTGAACTTCCTTGTGGATGACCATATTATAtttttttgtacatttggattttctcggttttcttgtacttcataTATTATGTAGGTGTACTAGTCGTGTCGAATACTTGTACTTCTAAGCGTCAAGTAGTTGAACTTCCTCGTGGATAAcaagattattttgttttttctacattggtTTTCTAGTACTTAGAATATGAAGTAGGTGCACTGCTCGGGCAAAATAGTTGTACTTCTCATCCTCAACTATTTGTACTTCGTTGCGGATGACGATatatattttttgttttttctacattttgTTTTGCCGATTTTTTTTGTAATTTCTATATTAAGCAGGTGTACAGCTCGTGTCGAATAGTTGTACTTCTCAGCGTCAAGTAAAATTCTGGATTGATGCCCTCTCCAAAATCGAAAAAATGCTCTTACACTTCATGGTACCGTGAGGTTGAAATTTTCTTCTGAACTTGCCTGTACTGCCTTGCGCAAGAAACAAAAGAAATTGAGCTGAAATGTACCAGCTGATAGTTTCATTCTCCTCATAATTTTCATCAAGCAAATTTTGTATGTAATAGATGCTAGTATTTTCTTAAATGTATAGTTTATTTTTTCCAATGTGGAAAGagattttaatttttttgaaaaatGTTATTGGATTTACATTTAAAATCGTActataaaaatgcaaaaaaaatttCATTTTTAGTATGTGCCTTTCCATAGCAGAGACTATAACATCATTTATCAGGTGCGCGAAACATTGCTTCGATATTGATTATCTAGTTGTAAGTCAAGAACCGGTACGCAACAAAGGAAGCGGCCGAAAAGTATCAAACTCATATATGGTTTCTGTTCTCCTCATTGGCGATACCGCCGGTCCGCCCCGCGTCCGGTGGActtggggccttggaggtgtggcgTACCACAGTCCCTCGCCGGCGGGGGAGTTTTCGTTCATAATTTAGTTTACTTTCAAGTCTACTTTTTTGGATGGTAAGGTGGTGGCTACATGCTAAAatcagaataaggtcctccccgTCCTATCCTCGCTCAAATGGTGCATCTAGCCCTGACGGAGGAAGTGTTGAGTTGTGTGCCCATGGGATCTCCTATTATCCGGTCGGTTTCTCTTGGATTTTATGGTTATCTGGTATGGATAGTGGTAACACAGACCACGTGTGGCgggatttttttatgtttttttctaGATTTAGGTTTTGTTGGCTTTCTTTTACTTTCTATAATAACTGCTTGTACTGCTCGTGTTAAATGGTTGTACTTATCTGTGTCTAGCAATTGAACTTCCTTGTGGATGACCATATTATAtttttttgtacatttggattttctcggttttcttgtacttcataTATTATGCAGGTGTACTAGTCGTGTCGAATACTTGTACTTCTAAGATTCAAGTAGTTGAACTTCCTCGTGGCTAAcaagattattttgttttttctacattggtTTTCTAGTACTTAGAATATGAAGTAGGTGCACTGCTCGGGCAAAATAGTTGTACTTCTCATCCTCAACTATTTGTACTTCGTTGCGGATGACGatatttattttttgttttttctacattttgTTTTGCCGATTTTCTTTGTAATTTCTATATTAAGCGGGTGTACAGCTCGTGTCGAATAGTTGTACTTCTCAGCGTCAAGTAAAATTCTAGATTGATGCCCTCTCCAAAATCGAAAACATGCTCTTACACTTCATGGTACCGTGAGGTTGAAATTTTGTTCTGAACTTGCCTGTACTGCCTTGCGCAAGAAACAAAAGAAATTGAGCTGAAATGTACCAGCTGATAGTTTCATTCTCCTCATAGTTTTCATCAAGCAGATTTTGTATGTAATAGATGCTAGTATTTTCTTAAATGTATAGTTTATTTTTTCCAATGTGGAAATAGATTTTAATTTTTTGGAAAAATGTTATTGGATTTACATTTAAAATCGTACTATAAGCGTGCAAAAATATTTTCATTTTTAGTATTTGAATTTCCATAGCAGAGACTATAACATCCTTTATCAGGTGCGCGAAACATTGCTTTGATATTGATTATCTAGCTGTAAGTCAAGAACCGGTACGCAACAAAGGAAGCGGCTGAAAAGTAACAAACTCATATATGGTTTCTGTTCTCCTCATTGGCAATACCGCCGGTCCGCCCCGCGTCCGGTGGActtggggccttggaggtgtggcgTACCACAGTCCCTCGCCTGCGGGGTAGTTTTCGTTCATAATTTAGTTTACTTTCAAGTCTACTTTTTTGGATGGTGAGGCGGTGGCTACATGCTAAAatcagaataaggtcctccccgTCCTATCCTCGCTCCAATGGTGCATCTAGCCCTGACGGAGGGAGTGTTGAGTTGTGTGCCCATGGGATCTCCTATTATCCGGTCGGTTTCTCTTGGATTTTACGGTTATCTGGTATGGATAGTGGTAACACAGACCCATACACAGCTTTGCTAACGTGAGAGTTTGCCGACAATATGATCCCCAAGTGCATTAAGTACTAGCCGTAATCGTCACATGATAGGTAATTAACCACCGAGAATCTGGAAATGGGTACCAATGATGAAATTGACAGACGGGAAGTCTTCATCTTGTCTTGCAGGTAACACGATTCACCGCCAAATACTGGCAAAGAAACCAAAAAAAAATGCATCGCGAGAAGAGCAATGCTGCATGCGGAAAAAGCAATGGTGCAAAAATCTTACAGGATGCTTCTGGAAACATACTGCAGCGCGAATCATGCATATAACTTGAataaattaaaatttgtagattaGAAATGTGACCTAGCGATACGTGCAATACTAGTAAAATTAGAATGAGGGATTAAGTAGGATTTAATTATAGCGGCTATTTcggtgtggtaaaacttgatggaTACAGAAGGGTAAATAAATGTCTGTTAGCTAATAAGTTTTGTGTCCTATCTGATGAGATTCTTGTCCTGATAACAATTTTGTAAAAAAATAAATAACAACATCGGGCAACTGTAAATGCTAGAAATTTTAATCTTTGGAAAAAACTGATACATAGATTGCTTATTATTGGAAAATGTTGCTCTGAGTGGAATTAGTTCAGTACAAATGCGCAGACGGTAGGACGATACTAAAAGCAAACTACTCTATTGTATTATTCTAAATGTCCAGTGCCATAGTCTTGTATCTTGCACTCTTTCTGCACTTCTACACTTCCTACCTCATGCTCATATGGTACATGTTCAGCTTCGCAATCCTTGTCAACTGAATGATGTTCAATTGACAGAGGTCCTGGCATCAGCATTTGTATGGTTGGACTGTTGTGGTGTTGTTCATTTTGATCGTTCATTTGCCCACCAATCTCCGGAGAAACTTCACCAGTACAACTGTGCGCATCGCTGATAGTATCGGACTCTTCGCCAGAATCTGAAACGAATTCGTCTGATGAATAAATCATGTCAAGCACTGACAATGGAGATAGAATCTGTTCTTCATCCAACTGGTTGGTCTGCTGCTCATTCTGATGTACTTGGTCTTCATACTGGAATGATTCAGACAAATCCTCTGAAGTAGTCCGCAGCATTGAGAAAGGTGGTGTCTGATTTGTTGTTGATCTGATTGGCGAATCACCTACTTCATCAAACCTGTTGTAATTTTATCGCTAACTCAGTACTTCTAAACTTGCAGACAAGGCATTACTTAAAAAATGAATTGAAAAAAATTACCTGTTGGCATCATTTATGATAAGTGCTCTTTCCTCTCCTGCGAAACTTCGCTGAGATCCGTCGTCCACCCTTTGCTTCTTGAGAACATTTTGGTTTTCATCAGTTCCTACATTGGTCTGTATCCATAAATCCTCTTGTTCAGCTATCTGCCTATAAGTATCAGTATTGGGGCTATTGGATGTGTTTGGTAATTCTGTTGTATTGAGGTTGTGGCATGACTCATCCTGGCTAGGACTTCTGCTAGCGTTGGTACCTTGGAATGATCCTGGCATCTCTGTGTTGGTTCTTGGAAGATATGCAATAGTTTGTTATAAAGGGTTGAACTGCCAAGTTAGCAACTGTACAGTGTTTGAAAGATGGTATATAAAAGTGGATATAGAGAAGTAGTTGTTTGTTTTGTCATGTATTCTGATGTGGATAACAACATGTATGGGTAACTCTGTGAAGTGTATTTCCATGTGGATATCAAATTGTATGCATGTTTGAAATTTAACATCAGATTGTATAAAAAAAATAATAGTGTTGGCAGTCAATCTATTTTGCATGAGTTTGTGATAATGCCTCACTCTAACAAGGTGATATATTTGAATGTAAATAATTGACAAACAAATTTGATTTAGACAGGCAATGGAGTTGAATTCTGTAAAATAAAAATAGGATGTTTATTAATTTAAGAAATCTTGTTATTTGAGCAAAATTTTGCTATTTAGATGTCTTGAGAAATCTGTTCTGTATTTAATTAAAAAAATACATACTATAGACAAAGTGACACAGCAGATTATTAATTTTTTTTTATGCTTTAGTCTAATATGGTTTATATAAAAGTTTAGTATGCGGTAGGGAAACTATGGCAATCTGTATTTGTTTTGTAACATAAAATTGTTTGAAAAGAGATAGAAAATGTGATACAATTCTAATAATTGTTGATATTACTAAAATTGTTCAAAATATGCCGTACAATTCTTTGGTAGACATAACAATGGGTAGAGGTGACCAAAATACAAACTACTAACTTAACATAGTTGCCTTGACAAACTACTGACATGGGATTATTGAAATAACTTAAGCAGAATCTATTCCCGATCTATTTGTGGTGTGGTAGACAAGGATTGACACAATGTGCCTCTAGCTCTTTCAGACATCAAGTGCCTGCTCGGCTTCATCTGCTTCTTCTTCTCCACCGGCTGCTCCATTGGCTTGATCAACGGGCTCTTCATCTTGTTCCATATGCCTGCAAGACACTCTGTGCACAGCCTTCCAGTGTGATGTCTGGCAAGCGCGAGAACAGTAGAATGCCTCGCCGCAGCGGGAGCATGACCTGAACTCCTGGGCTCGAGTTTCTCTACGACCACAACCAAAATTGCAGCATAATATATGTTGCACGCCAGGGGGGTGAAGATTGTACATGTATTGCCCTCTCTGGATGTTCCTTGATTCGAACCACTCTGAAAGAAAGGGGTGTGCTTGGTCTGTACCACGGTGTATGGCAGCTGCGCGTGGACAAAGACAAATTTTGCTTAAAATGCATGCATGACGGTCAGGATCATTAGAGATGGCGCACGTTTGGCATCTGAGAGTGCCACCAGAGGAGGACAGCTCCCAGGCAGTTGCTTGAAGCAGGAGCCGACGACCGTTCATGACAGAACGGCTTACGCCGAATCCATCGATGAGACAGAAGCCTAGCTCGCGAAGAGCTTCCAGGTGCCCAAGCCTTGCAGCGCATGAACAAAGCCCGGCCCCTGCTAATATGTTGCGGTCTTCTCTGGTTCCTCCACTGCCGTTGAACATGATGACGGCAAGTGAGTAAATGGCGTGGGTGTTGTCCTGAAGTGCAGCATCAGCAATTAGATCGGCTCCTCGTTCGTGTTCTCCTTTGCAGTAGAAGAGTATCTGCAAGATAGATATTAGTTAGTTCAGCTATAATTTAAATGCCTCCAACAAAATGAAATGTGGATACGGTGCTTCGTGTTTACCATGCCAAGAAAATATGAGGCTCCGTCATTTCCAGCGTCAGCGCAGCACTGTAGGAAGTGTTGCGCATCGAGAGACCAGTTCTTTGCCCTTACGGCTATGCAGCTGGCAGATGCATTCTTCAGAACATCCTTGTTGTAAACCAGGTTCCTGAATCTACTGAACCTGCAAACATGCAGATATATTGAGTTGTAAAAGATGGAAACCATATGTGTTCATAATCCAAAAAAAGAGTTTCAGATGTATGAGCACTTACGTCATAGTAGCGTTTGCTAGATCTGCAGAGGAGGATGCTCCAGATGCCACCTTAGCTAGGATGGTGATGAGCAAATCATCTGGAAGATCGACGAATCGATCAGCTTCCTCCGGCCTGATCCTCTTCTGAGACCGCAGAGGATTATCTGGTGGATGATATGGGAGTACACTCCGGCAAGAGGCGGTGATTTGACTCATTTTGCTGGAATGGGCAGTTTAGTGTTCGTAGATTTTGGAGAATTGATGTCAGGACTGTATTTGGCCTTCCGAGTTCTATCTGTGAAGCGATGGGTAATGAGTCCTTATTTGTAGGGTATGTGTGGCGTGGATTTTTGACCGACAGTGTATCTGTATTTCAAACTGTAGAATGAAACGGATACACAATGATTTACTGTGAAATGAACTGCACTTGTCTATGGATTTTAGACAGCAATGGCGCGTCCAGCTTTTCATTACCGTTTAATTTATCATATTGATATTTCGGTGCGCTTGATTTGTGTACTATAATGAAGCAATGTAGCCTCCACAAGTGTTCTAAAATTAAATTGTTTGTAATCTAATTTTGTCTAGACATCATGTGTAAAATAGATTAGTAATGAATAGTAGTATAGAAAAGGCAaacatttaaaaaattatatttttttGGTTATTGTATATTATACTGATAATGGCTTGAGATAAATCAAGCTTAGGGGCTGGCCAAGATGTTAGATCGAGAATCAGTTAGATAGAAAATATGTGCCGCAACCGTTGCATGCCAGTTGTAACCTAACTGGTATACGTCCGGTTCTGTCCCTAGTTGCCGGGGATGACTGGGAGGCGGGGGATAGATGATGCTACGGGGCGGCATCGAATAGTAGCTGATTGTTGGAGGCGAATACTACTAGCGGCTGGGACGCGGCGTCTATGACAAACTGGTGTAGGCATCGATAATGTCAACTTGATGAGGATAAGCGCAAGGGTCTATGTATTGCAGTAAAATGGGGCCTCGGGGGATATGATTGGGTGAAGATCAACATTTTGTCTAAGTCGGGGTAGAATGGCGGAAAATGTGTAGGGACGGGTAAAATCAGGAAAGATGAAAAGCGTGGTGGAAATAGTGAATTGAAAGGAGATGAGGTGGaattgtttttaatttttttatatataGTAGTTGGGGCTATGTTGTATTCCATGTGGGGTATCAGTGTATAATAAGCGGGAGGTAATTCCGCAAAAAATTGGAACTCTTGGGTATCGGGTACACAATAAGCACTCTCCGTCGGGTCAATTCAACAACCCCGCTGGTGGAGATGTTTCATCGATAATCAGTTAGAAAGATAATAAATGACAAAAACGATGGTTGCAGACGGGTTTAATTGTTTAGAACATAAAATATGTGCCGCAACAATTGCAGGGCCAGTGGTAACCTAACTAGTATAGGTGATGTTGTATCCGTAGTGGCCGATGATAGTGGCCGATGATGAAATGCGGAGCTGCGCGGCGCGGGCTAAGAGCAGCTACGCGGTGAGATCGACGCTTAACTGATTGTTGGAGGGAGAAAGTACTAGCAGCTGCGAAGCGGATTCGACGGCAAAAATGTGTCGAGGTTGATGATGACAACTAGATGCGGGCCAGCGGTAGGGTATATGTATTCAAGTAAATGGGGCCCGCGAGTGGCATGATTGCGTGAAGAGCAACATTTTATATACATCGTGGTATAATTGTTGGAATTTTGTAGGGATGGAAGAGGCCATGAAAGATGAAATGCGTGGTCCAAAAAATTAATTGAAATGGCATGGTGTGgaattgttttgaaattttttatATATATAGAAGTGGGGGCTATGTTGTAATGCCATGTGGGGGATATGATAACAGATAAACGACAACACTACGGGAGGGGCTCAAAAATTGATAACAATCTGTCAGACATGTGGGCTGCTAGGCTCGCAAAAATGACATGGGACACAGAAGTTTGTAAATTCATAAGATCGCAAAAAGATATTCAACGTTGCAGAGATAAATTATTGTGACATGCCATGGTATAAAAAATTATATGCGCATGGAGTGTGGTTACAATAGTATCAGAGCAGGTTGATTAATAATGGTAGAAACAAATATGGTGGGAAGGTGGTGGGGTTCGTATTTAATTAAACATATTAACAACCCAAGTTTA encodes:
- the LOC127303577 gene encoding F-box protein At5g50450-like, whose product is MSQITASCRSVLPYHPPDNPLRSQKRIRPEEADRFVDLPDDLLITILAKVASGASSSADLANATMTFSRFRNLVYNKDVLKNASASCIAVRAKNWSLDAQHFLQCCADAGNDGASYFLGMILFYCKGEHERGADLIADAALQDNTHAIYSLAVIMFNGSGGTREDRNILAGAGLCSCAARLGHLEALRELGFCLIDGFGVSRSVMNGRRLLLQATAWELSSSGGTLRCQTETRAQEFRSCSRCGEAFYCSRACQTSHWKAVHRVSCRHMEQDEEPVDQANGAAGGEEEADEAEQALDV